A genomic segment from Cuculus canorus isolate bCucCan1 chromosome 18, bCucCan1.pri, whole genome shotgun sequence encodes:
- the CASKIN2 gene encoding caskin-2 isoform X5 codes for MGQALFSMLGELLGSAKRLNVNYQDADGFSALHHAALGGSLELISLLLEAQATVDIKDSNGMRPLHYAAWQGRVEPVRVLLRAAASVNMASLDGQIPLHLSAQYGHYEVSEMLLQHQSNPCLINKAKKTPLDLACEFGRLKVAQLLLNSHLCVALLEGQSKDATDPNYTTPLHLAAKNGHKEIIRQLLKAGIEINKQTKTGTALHEAALYGKTEVVRLLLEGGVDVNIRNTYNQTALDIVNQFTTSHASKDIKQLLREASGILKVRALKDFWNLHDPTALNIRAGDVITVLEQHPDGRWKGHIHDAQKGTDRVGYFPPSIAEVISKRTGTVVPRMAPAQQRQGPPHGGQQLLPDECPHPTAPSGPAGCGHLTLTRTAPGPDSAAGDRNSVGSEGSIGSIRSAGSGQSTEGTNGQTSILIENARPLPSPGDDLQQHLLGSEPRNGQLTPTAGPPGHQIPGSCPLGDKVFSHQFLRPEQLLEGKDAEAIYNWLSEFQLESYTANFLNAGYDVPTISRMTPEDLTAIGVTKPGHRKKISTEIGQLSIAEWLPNYIPADLMDWLSAIGLPQYHKKLVNNGYDSITIVTDLTWEDLQEIGINKLGHQKKIMLAVKKLRDLRKSLNQAEASVTSRKVPGALDIVTIESLENGECQTPLTPKMTTFQDSELSYELQTAMSNSCHETLGIKSSQGMSRSQESIGVRSRGSGHSQDNVLSRHLSSPSQESLGSGESSSSSGQSCAPPRSKESPAGLPGWPSPEPYGKAPSPEGLNGYANGGGSPLKERNLPEGTEQHARPVAQKGAGSPAGTPCTTPETPGKVTAPYVFMYPHVSLKSPTAPSLRGAEQPKALAHPYSSISPGQKSSLQASAQKAFSYLHSQCGPAEPPAAAPTAAPSTWQPGEPHSGGEGIKHKKRSHSLNRYALSDGEHEEEEGVPTSTLGSYATLTRRPGRSQTPRGCLQADAKVTRSQSFAIRAKRKGPPPPPPKRLSSVSSALAVEADSEQPPDPERPPAAPQDVADAGASPGDTGHSRTVRSLAAALEGTPGTSPAKPLLAPKPLSVAQDCVPRADGDNESYDGGDNDSATISEASRDPFESSKPRRRTVSEPSAPMTEAAQHRQEDACSDTEEEAKPGVSSSSSQNSSSECIPFAEEGNLTIKQRPKPAGHPKADAAVLEAEPGSQPAEPPCSAGKELAVPTAAKEPPLLEFNLTESDTVKRRPRFKEREPLQAVLKAFGEAGAGPAPQYAQAQAVSIAGPAVPASRPALATDAFDDDTMEFRIAEIEKSILSLEKGIRKAPNPTKSPGPAELLGTTVVRTPAPDVPKHTSVASTKLVFSGPKTIYQQVLQPSRHTVAPWATQAVPDVVGPLAGPGSLALEAGSKVSAKASVAVPGAGLAQQRLEQSSSTLAATLQVAKKMTVEELESHPGAVHSAKNILEDISNMFDDLADQLDAMLD; via the exons ATGGGCCAGGCGCTGTTCTCCATGCTGGGAG agctcctggGATCTGCCAAGCGCCTCAACGTGAACTACCAGGATGCGGATGG GTTCTCAGCACTGCACCATGCAGCGCTGGGCGGCAGCCTGGAACTCATCTCGCTGCTGCTGGAGGCGCAGGCCACCGTCGACATCAAGGACAGCAACG GGATGCGGCCCCTGCACTACGCAGCCTGGCAGGGGCGTGTGGAGCCGGTGCGGGTGCTGCTGCGCGCAGCTGCCTCTGTCAACATGGCCTCCCTGGACGGGCAGATCCCGCTGCACCTCTCGGCACAGTACGGCCACTACGAGGTG TcggagatgctgctgcagcaccagtCCAACCCCTGCCTCATCAACAAGGCGAAGAAAACCCCCCTGGACCTGGCCTGCGAGTTCGGGCGGCTGAAG GTGGCCCAGCTTCTACTCAACAGCCACCTCTGCGTCGCCCTTCTGGAGGGACAGTCCAAGGATGCCACTGACCCCAACTACACCACCCCACTGCACCTGGCAGCCAAGAACGGGCACAAGGAGATCATCAG GCAGCTGCTGAAGGCTGGCATCGAGATCAACAAGCAGACGAAGACGGGCACGGCCCTGCACGAGGCTGCGCTTTATGGCAAAACAGAGGTGGTGCGGTTGCTGCTGGAG GGTGGTGTTGATGTGAACATCAGGAACACCTACAACCAGACAGCGCTGGACATCGTGAACCAGTTCACCACCTCTCACGCCAGCAAGGACATCAAGCAGCTGCTGAGAG AGGCATCAGGAATCCTGAAGGTCCGAGCTTTGAAGGATTTTTGGAACCTCCATGACCCAACTGCTCTCAACATCCGGGCAGGAGATGTCATCACG GTCCTGGAGCAACATCCAGACGGGCGATGGAAGGGGCACATCCACGATGCTCAGAAAGGCACCGATCGGGTCGGGTACTTCCCCCCGTCCATCGCTGAGGTCATCAGCAAGCGAACAG GCACGGTTGTCCCTCGCATGGCACCCGCGCAGCAGCGCCAGGGTCCCCCCCACGgtgggcagcagctcctccccGACGAGTGTCCTCACCCAACAGCCCCAAGCGGCCCCGCGGGCTGTGGCCACCTCACCCTAACCCGGACGGCCCCAGGCCCTGACAGCGCAG CAGGAGACAGGAACAGCGTGGGCAGCGAGGGCAGCATCGGCAGCATCCGCAGCGCCGGCAGCGGCCAGAGCACCGAGGGCACCAACGGGCAGACCAGCATCCTCATCGAGAATGCCAGG cCGTTGCCCTCCCCCGGCGACGATCTCCAGCAGCACCTTCTGGGCTCGGAGCCGCGCAACGGGCAGCTGACCCCCACGGCAG gGCCACCGGGCCACCAGATCCCAGGCAGCTGCCCCCTCGGAGACAAGGTCTTCTCCCACCAGTTCTTGCGGCCTGAACAGCTCCTCGAGGGGAAG GACGCAGAAGCCATTTACAACTGGTTGAGCGAGTTCCAGCTGGAGTCCTACACCGCCAACTTCCTCAACGCTGGCTACGATGTCCCCACCATCAGCCGCATGACCCCAGAG GACCTGACGGCCATCGGTGTGACCAAGCCAGGCCACAGGAAGAAGATCTCCACGGAGATCGGGCAGCTCAGCATCGCCGAATGGCTGCCCAACTACATCCCG GCTGACCTGATGGACTGGCTCAGCGCCATTGGGTTGCCCCAGTACCACAAAAAGCTGGTGAACAACGGCTACGACTCCATCACCATCGTAACAGATCTAACATGGGAGGATCTGCAAGAGATCGGCATCAACAAGCTGG GCCACCAGAAGAAGATCATGTTGGCCGTTAAGAAGCTCAGAGATCTGCGCAAAAGCCTAAACCAAGCAGAAGCAAGTGTGACAAGTCGCAAAGTCCCTGGTGCCCTGGATATTGTCACCATCGAGTCACTGGAGAACGGGGAGTGCCAGACCCCGCTCACTCCCAAAATGACAACCTTCCAGGACAGCGAGCTCAGCTACGAGCTCCAGACAGCCATGTCCAACAGCTGCCACGAGACGTTGGGCATCAAGAGCAGCCAGGGGATGTCACGGAGCCAGGAGAGCATCGGGGTGCGGTCCCGGGGCTCAGGGCACTCACAGGACAACGTGCTGTCCCGGCACCTCTCCAGCCCCTCGCAGGAGAGCCTGGGCAGcggggagagcagcagcagcagcgggcAGTCCTGCGCACCGCCCCGCAGCAAGGAGAGCCCAGCCGGCCTGCCGGGATGGCCCAGCCCCGAGCCCTACGGGAAGGCTCCCTCTCCCGAGGGGCTGAACGGCTACGCCAATGGCGGCGGGAGCCCTCTCAAGGAGAGGAACCTGCCTGAAGGCACAGAGCAGCACGCCCGGCCCGTGGCTCAGAAAGGGGCCGGGTCACCGGCGGGCACCCCCTGCACTACCCCCGAGACCCCCGGCAAGGTGACAGCCCCGTACGTCTTCATGTACCCCCACGTCTCCTTGAAATCCCCAACAGCCCCTTCCCTCCGAGGAGCGGAGCAGCCCAAGGCCCTGGCGCACCCGTACAGCTCCATCTCCCCCGGACAGAAGAGCAGCCTGCAGGCATCGGCCCAAAAAGCCTTCTCCTACCTGCACAGCCAGTGCGGCCCCGCAGAGCCGCCCGCCGCGGCACCCACGGCAGCACCGAGCACCTGGCAGCCTGGGGAGCCGCACAGTGGGGGCGAGGGCATCAAGCACAAGAAGCGTTCGCACAGCCTGAACCGCTACGCGCTGTCGGACGGGGAgcacgaggaggaggagggggtgccCACCAGCACGCTGGGCTCCTACGCCACACTGACGCGGCGGCCGGGCCGCAGCCAGACACCACggggctgcctgcaggcagaCGCCAAGGTGACGCGCAGCCAGTCCTTCGCCATCCGGGCCAAGCGCAAGGGCCCTCCGCCACCACCTCCCAAGCGCCTCAGCTCCGTCTCCAGCGCCCTCGCCGTGGAGGCAGACAGCGAGCAACCTCCTGATCCTGAGCGGCCACCTGCTGCGCCCCAGGACGTGGCCGATGCGGGTGCCAGCCCCGGTGACACTGGACACAGCAGGACAGTGAGAAGCCTGGCAGCTGCACTggaggggacaccggggacaaGTCCAGCCAAGCCCCTCCTGGCCCCAAAACCACTGTCCGTGGCTCAGGACTGTGTCCCCAGGGCAGATGGGGACAATGAATCCTACGATGGTGGTGACAATGACAGTGCCACAATTTCAGAGGCCAGCAGGGACCCCTTTGAGAGCAGCAAGCCCCGGAGACGGACAGTCAGCGAGCCTAGCGCTCCCATGACAGAGgctgcacagcacaggcaggaggacgCCTGCTCGGACACGGAGGAGGAGGCCAAGCCAGGGgtttcctcttcatcctcccaGAACAGCTCCAGCGAGTGCATCCCCTTTGCAGAAGAAGGCAACTTGACCATCAAACAGCGGCCGAAGCCTGCCGGGCACCCCAAGGCTGACGCGGCTGTGCTGGAGGCAGAGCCCGGTTCCCAGCCGGCCGAGCCCCCCTGCTCCGCTGGGAAAGAGCTGGCAGTGCCCACTGCCGCCAAGGAGCCGCCTTTGCTGGAGTTCAACCTCACCGAGTCGGACACGGTGAAACGCCGTCCGCGCTTCAAGGAGCGGGAGCCGCTGCAGGCGGTGCTGAAGGCATTCGGCGAGGCGGGGGCCGGCCCTGCGCCCCAGTACGCCCAGGCGCAGGCGGTGAGCATCGCGGGCCCCGCTGTGCCGGCATCACGGCCCGCACTGGCCACTGACGCCTTTGACGATGACACCATGGAGTTCAGGATTGCTGAGATAGAGAAAAGCATCTTGTCGCTGGAAAAGGGGATCAGGAAGGCACCGAACCCCACCAAATCCCCTGGCCCTGCGGAGCTGCTCGGCACCACCGTGGTGAGGACGCCTGCTCCAG ATGTCCCCAAGCACACCTCTGTGGCATCCACCAAGCTTGTCTTCTCCGGGCCCAAGACCATCTACCAGCAGGTCCTGCAGCCGTCCCGCCACACTGTGGCTCCCTGGGCCACCCAGGCGGTGCCGGATGTGGTCGGACCCCTGGCTGGTCCTGGCTCGCTGGCGCTGGAGGCAGGCAGCAAGGTGTCGGCCAAGGCTTCGGTGGCTGTGCCGGGAGCCGGGCTAGCCCAGCAGcggctggagcagagcagctccacgTTGGCTGCCACACtgcaggtggccaagaagatgacagtggaggagctggagag CCACCCTGGGGCAGTGCACTCTGCCAAGAACATCCTGGAAGACATCAGCAACATGTTCGATGACCTGGCTGACCAGCTGGACGCGATGCTGGACTGA
- the CASKIN2 gene encoding caskin-2 isoform X6, whose translation MGREQELIQAVKNGDIPSVQKLVAKIKASKSKLLGSAKRLNVNYQDADGFSALHHAALGGSLELISLLLEAQATVDIKDSNGMRPLHYAAWQGRVEPVRVLLRAAASVNMASLDGQIPLHLSAQYGHYEVSEMLLQHQSNPCLINKAKKTPLDLACEFGRLKVAQLLLNSHLCVALLEGQSKDATDPNYTTPLHLAAKNGHKEIIRQLLKAGIEINKQTKTGTALHEAALYGKTEVVRLLLEGGVDVNIRNTYNQTALDIVNQFTTSHASKDIKQLLREASGILKVRALKDFWNLHDPTALNIRAGDVITVLEQHPDGRWKGHIHDAQKGTDRVGYFPPSIAEVISKRTAGDRNSVGSEGSIGSIRSAGSGQSTEGTNGQTSILIENARPLPSPGDDLQQHLLGSEPRNGQLTPTAGPPGHQIPGSCPLGDKVFSHQFLRPEQLLEGKDAEAIYNWLSEFQLESYTANFLNAGYDVPTISRMTPEDLTAIGVTKPGHRKKISTEIGQLSIAEWLPNYIPADLMDWLSAIGLPQYHKKLVNNGYDSITIVTDLTWEDLQEIGINKLGHQKKIMLAVKKLRDLRKSLNQAEASVTSRKVPGALDIVTIESLENGECQTPLTPKMTTFQDSELSYELQTAMSNSCHETLGIKSSQGMSRSQESIGVRSRGSGHSQDNVLSRHLSSPSQESLGSGESSSSSGQSCAPPRSKESPAGLPGWPSPEPYGKAPSPEGLNGYANGGGSPLKERNLPEGTEQHARPVAQKGAGSPAGTPCTTPETPGKVTAPYVFMYPHVSLKSPTAPSLRGAEQPKALAHPYSSISPGQKSSLQASAQKAFSYLHSQCGPAEPPAAAPTAAPSTWQPGEPHSGGEGIKHKKRSHSLNRYALSDGEHEEEEGVPTSTLGSYATLTRRPGRSQTPRGCLQADAKVTRSQSFAIRAKRKGPPPPPPKRLSSVSSALAVEADSEQPPDPERPPAAPQDVADAGASPGDTGHSRTVRSLAAALEGTPGTSPAKPLLAPKPLSVAQDCVPRADGDNESYDGGDNDSATISEASRDPFESSKPRRRTVSEPSAPMTEAAQHRQEDACSDTEEEAKPGVSSSSSQNSSSECIPFAEEGNLTIKQRPKPAGHPKADAAVLEAEPGSQPAEPPCSAGKELAVPTAAKEPPLLEFNLTESDTVKRRPRFKEREPLQAVLKAFGEAGAGPAPQYAQAQAVSIAGPAVPASRPALATDAFDDDTMEFRIAEIEKSILSLEKGIRKAPNPTKSPGPAELLGTTVVRTPAPDVPKHTSVASTKLVFSGPKTIYQQVLQPSRHTVAPWATQAVPDVVGPLAGPGSLALEAGSKVSAKASVAVPGAGLAQQRLEQSSSTLAATLQVAKKMTVEELESHPGAVHSAKNILEDISNMFDDLADQLDAMLD comes from the exons agctcctggGATCTGCCAAGCGCCTCAACGTGAACTACCAGGATGCGGATGG GTTCTCAGCACTGCACCATGCAGCGCTGGGCGGCAGCCTGGAACTCATCTCGCTGCTGCTGGAGGCGCAGGCCACCGTCGACATCAAGGACAGCAACG GGATGCGGCCCCTGCACTACGCAGCCTGGCAGGGGCGTGTGGAGCCGGTGCGGGTGCTGCTGCGCGCAGCTGCCTCTGTCAACATGGCCTCCCTGGACGGGCAGATCCCGCTGCACCTCTCGGCACAGTACGGCCACTACGAGGTG TcggagatgctgctgcagcaccagtCCAACCCCTGCCTCATCAACAAGGCGAAGAAAACCCCCCTGGACCTGGCCTGCGAGTTCGGGCGGCTGAAG GTGGCCCAGCTTCTACTCAACAGCCACCTCTGCGTCGCCCTTCTGGAGGGACAGTCCAAGGATGCCACTGACCCCAACTACACCACCCCACTGCACCTGGCAGCCAAGAACGGGCACAAGGAGATCATCAG GCAGCTGCTGAAGGCTGGCATCGAGATCAACAAGCAGACGAAGACGGGCACGGCCCTGCACGAGGCTGCGCTTTATGGCAAAACAGAGGTGGTGCGGTTGCTGCTGGAG GGTGGTGTTGATGTGAACATCAGGAACACCTACAACCAGACAGCGCTGGACATCGTGAACCAGTTCACCACCTCTCACGCCAGCAAGGACATCAAGCAGCTGCTGAGAG AGGCATCAGGAATCCTGAAGGTCCGAGCTTTGAAGGATTTTTGGAACCTCCATGACCCAACTGCTCTCAACATCCGGGCAGGAGATGTCATCACG GTCCTGGAGCAACATCCAGACGGGCGATGGAAGGGGCACATCCACGATGCTCAGAAAGGCACCGATCGGGTCGGGTACTTCCCCCCGTCCATCGCTGAGGTCATCAGCAAGCGAACAG CAGGAGACAGGAACAGCGTGGGCAGCGAGGGCAGCATCGGCAGCATCCGCAGCGCCGGCAGCGGCCAGAGCACCGAGGGCACCAACGGGCAGACCAGCATCCTCATCGAGAATGCCAGG cCGTTGCCCTCCCCCGGCGACGATCTCCAGCAGCACCTTCTGGGCTCGGAGCCGCGCAACGGGCAGCTGACCCCCACGGCAG gGCCACCGGGCCACCAGATCCCAGGCAGCTGCCCCCTCGGAGACAAGGTCTTCTCCCACCAGTTCTTGCGGCCTGAACAGCTCCTCGAGGGGAAG GACGCAGAAGCCATTTACAACTGGTTGAGCGAGTTCCAGCTGGAGTCCTACACCGCCAACTTCCTCAACGCTGGCTACGATGTCCCCACCATCAGCCGCATGACCCCAGAG GACCTGACGGCCATCGGTGTGACCAAGCCAGGCCACAGGAAGAAGATCTCCACGGAGATCGGGCAGCTCAGCATCGCCGAATGGCTGCCCAACTACATCCCG GCTGACCTGATGGACTGGCTCAGCGCCATTGGGTTGCCCCAGTACCACAAAAAGCTGGTGAACAACGGCTACGACTCCATCACCATCGTAACAGATCTAACATGGGAGGATCTGCAAGAGATCGGCATCAACAAGCTGG GCCACCAGAAGAAGATCATGTTGGCCGTTAAGAAGCTCAGAGATCTGCGCAAAAGCCTAAACCAAGCAGAAGCAAGTGTGACAAGTCGCAAAGTCCCTGGTGCCCTGGATATTGTCACCATCGAGTCACTGGAGAACGGGGAGTGCCAGACCCCGCTCACTCCCAAAATGACAACCTTCCAGGACAGCGAGCTCAGCTACGAGCTCCAGACAGCCATGTCCAACAGCTGCCACGAGACGTTGGGCATCAAGAGCAGCCAGGGGATGTCACGGAGCCAGGAGAGCATCGGGGTGCGGTCCCGGGGCTCAGGGCACTCACAGGACAACGTGCTGTCCCGGCACCTCTCCAGCCCCTCGCAGGAGAGCCTGGGCAGcggggagagcagcagcagcagcgggcAGTCCTGCGCACCGCCCCGCAGCAAGGAGAGCCCAGCCGGCCTGCCGGGATGGCCCAGCCCCGAGCCCTACGGGAAGGCTCCCTCTCCCGAGGGGCTGAACGGCTACGCCAATGGCGGCGGGAGCCCTCTCAAGGAGAGGAACCTGCCTGAAGGCACAGAGCAGCACGCCCGGCCCGTGGCTCAGAAAGGGGCCGGGTCACCGGCGGGCACCCCCTGCACTACCCCCGAGACCCCCGGCAAGGTGACAGCCCCGTACGTCTTCATGTACCCCCACGTCTCCTTGAAATCCCCAACAGCCCCTTCCCTCCGAGGAGCGGAGCAGCCCAAGGCCCTGGCGCACCCGTACAGCTCCATCTCCCCCGGACAGAAGAGCAGCCTGCAGGCATCGGCCCAAAAAGCCTTCTCCTACCTGCACAGCCAGTGCGGCCCCGCAGAGCCGCCCGCCGCGGCACCCACGGCAGCACCGAGCACCTGGCAGCCTGGGGAGCCGCACAGTGGGGGCGAGGGCATCAAGCACAAGAAGCGTTCGCACAGCCTGAACCGCTACGCGCTGTCGGACGGGGAgcacgaggaggaggagggggtgccCACCAGCACGCTGGGCTCCTACGCCACACTGACGCGGCGGCCGGGCCGCAGCCAGACACCACggggctgcctgcaggcagaCGCCAAGGTGACGCGCAGCCAGTCCTTCGCCATCCGGGCCAAGCGCAAGGGCCCTCCGCCACCACCTCCCAAGCGCCTCAGCTCCGTCTCCAGCGCCCTCGCCGTGGAGGCAGACAGCGAGCAACCTCCTGATCCTGAGCGGCCACCTGCTGCGCCCCAGGACGTGGCCGATGCGGGTGCCAGCCCCGGTGACACTGGACACAGCAGGACAGTGAGAAGCCTGGCAGCTGCACTggaggggacaccggggacaaGTCCAGCCAAGCCCCTCCTGGCCCCAAAACCACTGTCCGTGGCTCAGGACTGTGTCCCCAGGGCAGATGGGGACAATGAATCCTACGATGGTGGTGACAATGACAGTGCCACAATTTCAGAGGCCAGCAGGGACCCCTTTGAGAGCAGCAAGCCCCGGAGACGGACAGTCAGCGAGCCTAGCGCTCCCATGACAGAGgctgcacagcacaggcaggaggacgCCTGCTCGGACACGGAGGAGGAGGCCAAGCCAGGGgtttcctcttcatcctcccaGAACAGCTCCAGCGAGTGCATCCCCTTTGCAGAAGAAGGCAACTTGACCATCAAACAGCGGCCGAAGCCTGCCGGGCACCCCAAGGCTGACGCGGCTGTGCTGGAGGCAGAGCCCGGTTCCCAGCCGGCCGAGCCCCCCTGCTCCGCTGGGAAAGAGCTGGCAGTGCCCACTGCCGCCAAGGAGCCGCCTTTGCTGGAGTTCAACCTCACCGAGTCGGACACGGTGAAACGCCGTCCGCGCTTCAAGGAGCGGGAGCCGCTGCAGGCGGTGCTGAAGGCATTCGGCGAGGCGGGGGCCGGCCCTGCGCCCCAGTACGCCCAGGCGCAGGCGGTGAGCATCGCGGGCCCCGCTGTGCCGGCATCACGGCCCGCACTGGCCACTGACGCCTTTGACGATGACACCATGGAGTTCAGGATTGCTGAGATAGAGAAAAGCATCTTGTCGCTGGAAAAGGGGATCAGGAAGGCACCGAACCCCACCAAATCCCCTGGCCCTGCGGAGCTGCTCGGCACCACCGTGGTGAGGACGCCTGCTCCAG ATGTCCCCAAGCACACCTCTGTGGCATCCACCAAGCTTGTCTTCTCCGGGCCCAAGACCATCTACCAGCAGGTCCTGCAGCCGTCCCGCCACACTGTGGCTCCCTGGGCCACCCAGGCGGTGCCGGATGTGGTCGGACCCCTGGCTGGTCCTGGCTCGCTGGCGCTGGAGGCAGGCAGCAAGGTGTCGGCCAAGGCTTCGGTGGCTGTGCCGGGAGCCGGGCTAGCCCAGCAGcggctggagcagagcagctccacgTTGGCTGCCACACtgcaggtggccaagaagatgacagtggaggagctggagag CCACCCTGGGGCAGTGCACTCTGCCAAGAACATCCTGGAAGACATCAGCAACATGTTCGATGACCTGGCTGACCAGCTGGACGCGATGCTGGACTGA